A single window of Flagellimonas maritima DNA harbors:
- a CDS encoding SusC/RagA family TonB-linked outer membrane protein — protein MTIKQALKVINLQTSYNFVYQDDLLEKAPVLDLEKGVIKTSILLERFLLPINMTYSFIDSKTIAVVKKSKNQSADFENRDNRDILIQQIITGKVLDTQGRPLPGASIIEKGTTNGTQSDFDGNFSINVTNRSSVLLVSYIGFTPKEIPVGNESELTITLQESTALLDEIVVIGYGSVKKSDLTGSVSSISEEELSVQKTTSVDQLIQGRAAGVQVTQVSAAPGGAMSIRIRGGNSIVGGNEPLYVIDGFPVYNTANRNLTNPLSAIDPNNIQSIEILKDASATAIYGSRGANGVVIITTKSGKKGKGKIQINSFTGVQKVRRELDLMNSQQFAVLANERAVNDGADLPFPDLSAVTTDTDWQDEIFRQAFITNIGISFLGGGDNSTYAINGNFFDQEGIIIDTGFKRASIGLNLDQGINDYLKVVTSINASKSVNDRPETGFGTLENTVNAAIHASPTLTPRQEDGSYTSLEDYVYSGPVSNPLAQALDVNRITELSRLLGTTAIEIDFSEAFKFTSRFGIDYLSSFDTNYQGRTVRFGEPAGLATRTHREDTSYLIELLMDYKKDIGNHDFSATVGFTSQQDKSIFTLASASNFLSDDLQGVDLSAGEDINTPNSGTSKSLLLSSLARINYIYKDKYLFTLTGRADGSSRFGRDRKWGFFPSGSFAWRISNEEFLKDSKTINNLKLRLSYGLSGNQEIGSYQSLERIEANNYILGTDDGLVIGLSPANIGNPDLKWETTSQFNAGLDLGLLGGRVSFVADYYVKNTSDLLVNRPLPPTAGFSSVLENVGEIRNEGFEFAINALPFAGEFSWNIDANISFNRNEVISLGDTNEFFGNTIASNFRFPVNIVREGEELGTFFGYETETLLSETGDIVYADLNDDGEINSDDRTIIGSPYPDFIYGFTSTMEYRNFDLSFFLQGVQGGEIFNFNRFLYANPTGNRNQITAVLDRWTPENQDRTAQFPRVSGNSPLLPSDRFLESASFLRLRNITLGYRIKPEKLKFFSSARFYLTGQNLITISDYSGYDPEVNTFGGGTDLRLGVDAGAYPTNKSYLFGLELEF, from the coding sequence ATGACAATTAAACAAGCCTTGAAAGTGATCAACCTTCAAACAAGTTACAATTTTGTATACCAAGATGATTTACTGGAGAAGGCCCCAGTATTGGATTTAGAAAAGGGCGTGATTAAAACTAGCATACTGCTCGAAAGATTTTTACTTCCGATCAATATGACTTATAGTTTTATTGATTCAAAAACTATAGCAGTTGTAAAAAAATCCAAAAATCAAAGTGCTGATTTCGAAAATAGAGATAATCGGGATATTTTAATTCAACAAATTATTACAGGAAAGGTATTGGATACGCAAGGACGACCCCTACCTGGCGCAAGTATAATTGAAAAAGGTACTACCAACGGAACACAGTCTGATTTTGATGGGAATTTTTCAATAAATGTAACAAATCGGAGTTCAGTACTGTTAGTTTCTTATATAGGTTTTACTCCCAAGGAGATACCGGTAGGTAACGAATCCGAACTGACCATAACCCTTCAAGAAAGTACTGCTCTTTTGGATGAAATTGTAGTAATAGGTTATGGTTCCGTAAAGAAAAGTGACTTGACAGGGTCAGTATCCTCTATAAGCGAAGAAGAGTTGAGCGTTCAGAAAACGACCTCAGTGGACCAGCTTATACAAGGTCGTGCTGCTGGTGTACAGGTAACACAGGTATCTGCAGCGCCAGGTGGTGCTATGAGCATTCGTATAAGAGGTGGAAATTCAATTGTGGGAGGAAATGAGCCATTGTATGTGATAGATGGTTTCCCAGTCTATAACACTGCCAACCGTAACCTTACCAATCCGCTATCTGCAATCGATCCGAACAATATTCAATCCATAGAAATTTTGAAGGATGCTTCTGCAACAGCAATATATGGTTCCAGAGGTGCTAACGGCGTTGTTATAATCACTACAAAATCCGGTAAAAAGGGTAAGGGAAAAATACAGATCAATTCCTTTACAGGTGTTCAGAAAGTTCGTAGAGAATTGGATTTGATGAACAGCCAACAATTTGCCGTCTTGGCAAATGAGCGTGCTGTCAATGACGGCGCAGACCTTCCTTTTCCTGATTTATCCGCTGTCACTACAGACACTGATTGGCAGGATGAAATTTTTAGACAAGCCTTTATTACCAACATAGGAATCTCTTTTTTGGGAGGAGGGGATAATTCAACCTACGCAATAAATGGAAATTTCTTTGACCAAGAAGGGATTATTATCGATACAGGATTTAAAAGGGCGTCTATAGGCCTAAACTTGGACCAAGGAATTAACGACTATCTAAAAGTCGTCACAAGTATAAATGCCAGTAAATCCGTAAATGACAGGCCAGAAACAGGATTCGGGACTTTAGAAAATACAGTCAATGCTGCCATACACGCCTCTCCCACTCTTACTCCAAGGCAGGAAGATGGTTCATATACCAGTTTGGAGGATTACGTATATAGCGGTCCTGTAAGCAATCCATTGGCTCAGGCGCTGGATGTAAATAGAATAACGGAACTTTCAAGACTATTGGGAACGACGGCAATCGAAATCGATTTTAGCGAGGCCTTTAAATTTACAAGCCGATTCGGAATTGATTACCTAAGTAGTTTTGACACAAACTATCAAGGCCGAACCGTCCGTTTTGGTGAGCCGGCTGGGCTTGCAACTAGAACCCATAGAGAGGATACGTCCTATCTGATAGAATTGCTTATGGATTATAAGAAAGATATTGGTAATCACGATTTTTCTGCAACCGTAGGTTTCACTTCTCAACAAGATAAATCCATATTCACACTCGCCAGTGCGTCAAATTTTTTGTCGGATGATTTACAAGGCGTTGATTTAAGCGCAGGGGAGGATATCAATACACCAAATTCCGGTACCTCAAAATCCTTGTTATTATCCAGTTTGGCAAGAATAAACTATATCTATAAAGATAAATATCTCTTCACCCTAACGGGAAGGGCCGATGGGTCTTCTAGGTTTGGAAGGGATAGGAAATGGGGATTTTTTCCTTCTGGATCTTTCGCTTGGCGGATAAGTAATGAGGAGTTCTTGAAGGATTCAAAAACCATAAATAATTTAAAATTAAGGTTGAGCTATGGTTTAAGTGGCAACCAAGAAATCGGTTCCTATCAATCATTGGAACGTATAGAGGCAAACAATTATATTCTTGGTACAGATGACGGTTTAGTTATCGGATTGTCGCCAGCCAATATTGGAAATCCGGATTTAAAGTGGGAAACAACTTCACAATTTAATGCAGGTCTTGATTTAGGACTATTGGGTGGACGTGTAAGTTTTGTTGCGGACTACTATGTTAAGAATACTTCTGATTTATTGGTCAATCGACCTTTACCACCAACTGCGGGATTTTCTTCAGTACTTGAAAACGTTGGTGAAATTCGTAACGAAGGATTTGAGTTTGCTATTAATGCTTTACCATTTGCAGGTGAATTTTCTTGGAATATAGATGCGAATATCTCTTTTAATAGAAACGAGGTAATTTCTTTAGGAGATACTAACGAATTCTTTGGGAATACTATTGCCTCGAATTTTAGATTCCCGGTAAATATTGTTAGGGAAGGAGAAGAGCTTGGAACTTTTTTCGGATATGAGACCGAAACATTGTTAAGTGAGACAGGAGATATTGTTTATGCTGACCTGAATGACGATGGAGAAATAAATTCTGATGACAGAACTATAATCGGCAGTCCATATCCGGATTTTATTTATGGTTTTACCTCGACTATGGAGTATAGAAATTTTGATCTGAGCTTTTTCTTACAGGGTGTTCAAGGCGGTGAAATATTTAACTTTAACAGGTTCCTTTATGCCAATCCAACAGGCAATCGCAATCAGATTACAGCTGTTCTAGACAGGTGGACTCCCGAAAATCAAGACAGAACAGCGCAATTTCCAAGAGTTTCTGGAAACTCTCCGCTCCTACCTTCAGATCGTTTCTTGGAAAGCGCCTCATTTCTAAGATTACGGAATATTACATTAGGCTACAGAATCAAACCTGAAAAATTAAAGTTTTTTAGCAGCGCGAGGTTTTATCTTACTGGGCAAAACTTAATCACTATAAGTGACTATAGCGGATATGACCCAGAAGTAAATACATTCGGTGGTGGAACCGATTTACGCTTAGGCGTTGATGCAGGGGCATATCCTACCAACAAATCGTATCTCTTCGGATTGGAATTGGAATTTTAA
- a CDS encoding FecR family protein, whose protein sequence is MLDNDLDSKKKSIKRKVRLAEKKSMIKNFKRIAIAASILLVMGLYFNRQYRTEALITPKSNIKIGADKATLTLEDGQKILLEKGKSFDKDYASSNGEHLIYDDVSDDGEIRYNSLKIPRGGEFFVQLADGTKVWLNSESELRYPVSFKIGEPRKVELVYGEAYLEVSSSTDNEGAPFLVMTGNQQIKVLGTEFNIEAYKNTKEILTTLAGGKIRIRKGISAKDLLPNEQSKTELESNTIEIYPVDASKEIAWVKGLFNFDEEPLSEIMETLSRWYNVEVFFNSPKLKSIKFSGVLERTNSIEDILKLFETTSGGEVAFKTKNNVVIIE, encoded by the coding sequence ATGCTAGATAATGATTTAGATAGTAAAAAGAAATCCATCAAAAGGAAGGTAAGATTGGCGGAAAAAAAATCGATGATCAAGAATTTTAAAAGGATAGCAATTGCCGCCTCTATACTACTTGTAATGGGACTGTACTTTAATCGTCAATACCGCACCGAAGCTCTAATAACTCCTAAATCAAATATCAAAATTGGAGCAGACAAGGCAACATTGACTTTGGAGGATGGACAAAAAATATTGTTGGAGAAAGGAAAATCGTTTGATAAAGATTACGCCAGTAGCAACGGAGAACACTTAATTTATGACGATGTTTCCGATGACGGCGAAATTAGATACAATTCATTGAAAATTCCAAGAGGCGGCGAATTTTTTGTGCAATTGGCAGATGGTACCAAAGTGTGGTTAAATTCAGAATCTGAGCTCAGATATCCAGTCTCTTTTAAAATTGGGGAACCACGAAAAGTAGAGTTGGTTTATGGAGAGGCATACCTGGAAGTTTCCTCGAGCACAGATAATGAAGGTGCACCCTTTTTGGTTATGACAGGTAATCAGCAAATTAAGGTTTTGGGAACCGAATTTAACATTGAAGCTTATAAAAACACGAAAGAAATACTTACCACATTGGCTGGAGGAAAAATACGTATCAGGAAAGGTATATCAGCAAAGGATCTTTTGCCCAATGAACAATCAAAAACCGAATTGGAATCCAATACTATAGAAATCTATCCAGTAGACGCTTCTAAAGAAATTGCATGGGTCAAAGGCTTGTTCAATTTTGATGAAGAACCATTGAGTGAGATAATGGAAACTTTATCAAGATGGTATAATGTAGAAGTATTCTTTAATTCTCCAAAATTAAAGAGTATTAAATTCTCTGGAGTTCTGGAAAGGACAAATTCAATTGAGGATATTTTGAAGTTATTTGAAACTACCAGTGGAGGAGAAGTTGCCTTTAAAACAAAGAATAATGTAGTGATTATAGAATAA
- a CDS encoding RNA polymerase sigma factor, with amino-acid sequence MEIDENYYLANRLRSGDYDAFDLLIEKYYNNLYVYALKLINEQCKAEDIVQNVFTNIWISRKNINPELSIKSFLYKSVYNEFIDQYRKNKPVLYLEKIYLESLERTVENDYKNFDKLLVKLDIEINKLPTKCRKIFLLNKKEGLTHKEIADYLGISTKTIEGHMTKAYKILSYKLGDMYNNILFILFSGPSTT; translated from the coding sequence ATGGAAATTGACGAAAATTATTATTTAGCCAACAGGCTCCGTTCCGGTGATTACGATGCTTTCGATTTATTGATAGAGAAGTATTACAATAACCTCTACGTCTATGCCCTCAAATTGATAAATGAACAGTGCAAGGCTGAAGATATAGTTCAAAATGTTTTTACGAATATTTGGATTTCCAGAAAGAATATTAACCCTGAACTTTCTATAAAAAGTTTTTTATATAAATCCGTTTACAATGAATTTATTGACCAATATCGGAAAAACAAACCAGTATTGTATTTAGAAAAGATTTACTTGGAATCATTAGAGCGAACAGTAGAAAACGATTACAAAAATTTCGATAAACTTTTAGTAAAATTGGATATAGAAATTAATAAGCTGCCAACAAAATGTCGGAAAATTTTTCTATTAAATAAAAAAGAAGGCCTTACGCATAAGGAAATTGCCGATTATCTAGGTATCTCAACCAAGACTATTGAAGGACATATGACTAAGGCCTATAAAATATTGAGCTATAAATTGGGTGATATGTACAATAATATATTGTTTATACTATTTTCTGGACCTTCAACAACGTGA
- a CDS encoding glycoside hydrolase family 30 beta sandwich domain-containing protein has product MLIVTGCSVDNDNEEVGFNQDVENNDAKFSTSLEASSSSVTINWNNEKQTIQGIGASDAWLSDDIENHNKRNEIINRFFRTDGNNIGLSILRQRIDPNVRPDSNTWLWSNPKFKANAWVANQAKNRGVNKIWASCWTAPAWMKTNNSKTDGGKLKTENFSDYAVFLSEYVKRMKNFENVDYYGISPQNEPGYKTWESMIWDYGKLKDFIADDLTWRMNAAGLGSTKIFYPEETRWGDIDNEKWKLTSSDIQNNVDIICGHSYGPISFEDYSNYGKPIWHTEYWIENLQEIDGAIKLGEYIHKYFVQANVETFHYWWMVTNHPSKLNGLIRLDGSTNYTIYKTFYALGQFSKFIKPGWKRISVSNASPYSNIYISAYKNNNNSKVTIVAVNNSSQSQDVDINFNGFNSSLTPYRTSGSENLDEKSSIPSTSSMIVALPKKSITTFTGSASESSPLPPTGVWLRLKNRESGKFAYLKSDDSNRLRGNGQGSGNAAYWMFLDAGNGYYKIKNQSTNGFAYSKNNDSFRIRGNGAGASDSAFWKPGIVNGNWFKLTNKENGANMRFLNSDNSRLRADNNSTNNSAQWVWELL; this is encoded by the coding sequence ATGTTAATTGTTACAGGTTGTTCGGTTGATAATGATAATGAGGAAGTTGGTTTTAATCAAGATGTTGAAAATAATGATGCAAAGTTTTCAACCAGTCTAGAAGCCAGTAGTTCATCGGTGACTATTAACTGGAACAATGAAAAACAGACTATTCAAGGTATTGGAGCAAGCGATGCATGGTTATCGGATGACATCGAAAATCATAATAAGCGAAATGAGATAATAAATCGCTTTTTTAGAACTGACGGAAATAATATAGGCCTATCGATATTAAGACAGAGAATTGACCCAAACGTTAGGCCTGACTCTAATACATGGTTATGGTCCAATCCCAAATTTAAAGCCAATGCATGGGTAGCCAACCAAGCTAAAAATAGAGGTGTTAACAAAATTTGGGCATCTTGCTGGACTGCTCCAGCCTGGATGAAAACCAATAATAGTAAAACTGATGGCGGTAAATTGAAAACAGAAAATTTTTCAGACTATGCAGTCTTCCTGTCTGAGTATGTAAAGAGGATGAAGAATTTTGAAAATGTGGACTATTATGGAATTTCCCCCCAAAATGAACCTGGCTATAAGACTTGGGAGTCAATGATTTGGGATTATGGAAAATTGAAGGACTTTATTGCCGATGACTTAACATGGAGGATGAATGCCGCAGGTCTGGGTTCAACTAAAATATTCTATCCCGAAGAAACCAGATGGGGAGATATAGACAATGAGAAATGGAAACTTACAAGTTCTGATATTCAAAATAACGTAGATATTATATGTGGTCATAGTTATGGACCAATTAGTTTTGAGGACTATTCAAATTACGGCAAACCAATATGGCATACCGAATATTGGATTGAAAACCTGCAGGAAATTGATGGTGCAATCAAACTTGGCGAATATATACACAAGTATTTTGTTCAAGCAAATGTTGAAACATTCCACTATTGGTGGATGGTGACAAACCATCCATCAAAATTAAACGGTTTAATAAGATTGGACGGGTCTACAAATTATACGATATACAAAACATTCTATGCGTTAGGACAATTTTCAAAATTCATAAAACCTGGTTGGAAAAGAATTAGTGTCTCAAACGCAAGCCCGTATTCAAACATTTATATTTCTGCTTATAAAAATAATAACAATAGCAAAGTTACCATTGTAGCGGTTAACAATTCTTCTCAATCTCAGGATGTAGATATCAATTTTAATGGATTTAATAGCTCTTTAACTCCATACAGAACTTCAGGTTCAGAAAATTTGGATGAAAAATCAAGTATACCAAGTACCAGTAGTATGATAGTGGCACTGCCCAAAAAATCAATTACTACATTTACCGGTTCTGCTTCTGAGTCATCGCCTTTACCTCCAACTGGCGTATGGTTGCGACTAAAAAATCGAGAAAGTGGGAAGTTTGCGTATCTAAAATCGGATGATTCCAATAGACTTCGTGGAAATGGCCAAGGTAGCGGAAATGCCGCTTACTGGATGTTTCTCGATGCTGGAAATGGCTACTATAAAATTAAAAATCAAAGTACCAATGGATTTGCCTATAGTAAAAATAATGATTCATTTAGAATACGTGGGAATGGAGCTGGAGCCTCTGATTCAGCATTTTGGAAACCTGGAATTGTCAATGGCAATTGGTTTAAACTAACAAATAAGGAAAATGGCGCCAATATGAGGTTTTTAAATTCTGATAATAGCCGACTTAGAGCCGATAATAACTCAACAAATAATAGTGCACAGTGGGTCTGGGAGTTACTATAG
- a CDS encoding sulfatase-like hydrolase/transferase → MIKLSIKHSFQKVNSVILFFGIAFILFFLLPDILYSQNNALKKPNIIIIMADDLGFGDVGFNGNVFIKTPELDKMASEALVFDRFYAAAPICSPTRASVLTGRNAMRQGIFGPHTAGIRTGETTIAEILKEEGYTTGIFGKWHLGWIMPDAEVEDRGFYSPPWHHGFDESFVTKSAMPTWNPTVTPWDMWANKEGEMWTTSFYLQDKVLVKDNLAGDDSRVIMDRVVPFVEKAADRNIPFLACIWLHTPHEPVVAGPAYRAMYAQYSEEKQHYLGAITAMDEQIGRLRKKLTEMGIADDTIIWFVSDNGPSSYPTERGIASAGKFRGSKHTIYEGGIRVPSILEWPGSIAPLRTTFMATTSDMMPTLLSLIDSDYKSKVPLDGIDMTAKLKNPDEERTGYLFFAWQRLYNKINQQAIMDNQFKYLIDGGREELYDLKKDPEESNNIIDKKAEKAKELKSELAKWNKSTFMSREGSDFRY, encoded by the coding sequence ATGATAAAGCTATCTATAAAACATTCTTTTCAAAAGGTAAACTCTGTGATTTTATTTTTCGGGATAGCATTTATATTATTCTTTCTATTACCAGATATTCTTTATAGTCAAAATAACGCTTTAAAAAAACCCAATATAATCATTATCATGGCAGATGACCTTGGTTTTGGTGATGTAGGTTTTAATGGCAATGTATTTATTAAAACCCCGGAATTGGATAAAATGGCCTCTGAGGCGTTGGTCTTTGATAGGTTCTACGCTGCCGCACCTATTTGCTCTCCCACCCGAGCAAGCGTATTAACAGGAAGAAATGCTATGAGGCAAGGTATTTTTGGCCCGCACACCGCAGGCATTCGAACAGGTGAAACCACTATTGCCGAGATATTGAAGGAAGAAGGCTATACTACAGGTATTTTTGGAAAATGGCATCTAGGTTGGATAATGCCCGACGCCGAAGTTGAAGATCGAGGCTTCTATTCACCACCTTGGCATCACGGTTTTGATGAAAGTTTCGTAACCAAATCGGCAATGCCCACTTGGAATCCAACCGTAACCCCTTGGGACATGTGGGCCAACAAGGAAGGTGAAATGTGGACGACCTCTTTTTATCTTCAGGATAAGGTATTAGTGAAAGATAATTTGGCCGGGGATGATAGTCGGGTTATTATGGATAGGGTCGTTCCTTTTGTAGAGAAAGCAGCTGATCGAAACATTCCGTTTTTAGCCTGTATTTGGTTGCATACCCCACATGAACCCGTCGTGGCCGGACCTGCATATAGGGCTATGTACGCACAATACTCGGAAGAAAAGCAGCATTACTTAGGAGCGATAACTGCAATGGATGAACAAATCGGTAGGCTGAGAAAAAAGTTAACAGAGATGGGCATTGCAGATGATACAATTATCTGGTTTGTGAGCGACAATGGCCCCTCATCTTACCCAACAGAAAGGGGTATAGCCTCTGCTGGTAAATTTAGGGGCTCTAAACATACCATTTATGAAGGAGGTATCCGCGTGCCGTCAATTCTGGAATGGCCAGGCAGCATAGCACCTCTCAGGACCACCTTTATGGCCACTACCAGCGATATGATGCCAACTCTCCTAAGTTTGATCGATAGCGATTATAAATCCAAAGTGCCACTGGACGGAATTGATATGACAGCTAAGCTAAAAAACCCGGACGAAGAACGTACAGGTTACCTTTTTTTCGCTTGGCAGCGTCTTTATAATAAAATAAACCAGCAAGCCATAATGGATAATCAATTTAAGTACTTGATAGATGGAGGACGAGAGGAACTTTACGATTTAAAAAAGGACCCTGAAGAGTCAAACAATATTATAGATAAGAAAGCAGAGAAAGCAAAAGAATTAAAATCTGAATTGGCAAAGTGGAATAAATCGACTTTTATGAGTCGAGAGGGTAGCGATTTCAGATACTAA
- a CDS encoding sulfatase, with protein MIKIKFFLLTILVAFCCCKNNQSVVETNPKNSHKVEDRPNFFFYLADDQDQLDYGCYGNPKVNTSNVDELAKQGMRFTNFYTAQAICAPARSQIFTGMYPMKNGCMANHLPVKENISSVVNLLKAEGYDVVLAGKNHVAPNSVFNWTHYFESIDHRYLPFKKIESYLANVKKPFCIFITSDYPHGPYPKISQYSKADIFRLPYYKGETKNRRTGYYQNILDDNIQLGKILNMVDTYGLRDNSIFIYAADHGISGKYGLNEEGLKVPFIVRWPKIVKPNSTNYTLLSFIDVLPTFLEAAKAEIPKSIDGKSFLKNLKGNTEEIHDHIFGIATKQNIQNCKVFPSRMARGKRFKLIRNYNAMEVSQSNLGKNAIVNEFIKLGSESFPNIPYEELYDLKEDPYQNKNLALDSKYEFEKNTLSEELSNWMIAQKDFLITEKMPLIKPTLHPLDIPSKWNVVPKELEGKLHQEDYMNLHY; from the coding sequence ATGATTAAAATAAAATTTTTTCTCTTAACCATTTTGGTCGCTTTTTGCTGCTGTAAGAACAATCAATCAGTGGTTGAGACCAATCCAAAAAATTCGCATAAAGTTGAAGATAGGCCAAATTTCTTTTTCTACTTGGCCGATGACCAAGACCAATTGGACTATGGGTGCTATGGAAATCCCAAAGTAAACACTTCAAATGTGGATGAACTCGCAAAACAGGGTATGCGTTTCACAAATTTTTATACAGCACAGGCTATTTGTGCCCCCGCCAGATCGCAAATTTTTACAGGAATGTACCCGATGAAGAATGGGTGTATGGCAAATCATTTGCCTGTAAAAGAAAATATTTCAAGCGTGGTAAATCTTCTTAAAGCTGAAGGTTATGACGTTGTTTTGGCTGGCAAAAACCATGTTGCACCAAATTCAGTGTTTAATTGGACGCATTATTTTGAATCCATTGACCATAGATATCTACCCTTTAAAAAGATTGAATCCTATCTGGCGAATGTAAAAAAGCCCTTTTGCATTTTTATAACTTCTGACTACCCCCATGGGCCATACCCTAAAATTTCACAATATTCAAAAGCAGATATTTTCAGATTACCATACTATAAAGGAGAAACCAAGAATCGTCGGACCGGATATTACCAGAACATTCTCGATGACAACATTCAGTTAGGTAAAATCTTAAATATGGTAGACACTTATGGATTAAGGGATAACTCTATATTTATATATGCTGCCGATCACGGTATTTCTGGCAAGTACGGTTTAAATGAGGAAGGTTTGAAGGTCCCGTTTATTGTAAGATGGCCTAAGATTGTGAAACCTAATTCCACGAATTATACTTTGCTTTCTTTTATAGACGTATTACCTACTTTTTTAGAAGCAGCAAAGGCTGAAATACCAAAATCGATAGACGGTAAAAGTTTTCTTAAGAACTTAAAAGGTAACACAGAAGAAATTCATGACCACATTTTTGGTATAGCTACTAAACAAAATATTCAAAACTGCAAAGTATTTCCATCAAGAATGGCCAGGGGCAAAAGATTCAAATTAATACGTAATTACAATGCAATGGAAGTATCACAATCCAATTTGGGCAAGAACGCTATCGTCAATGAATTTATCAAACTGGGTTCAGAGTCATTTCCAAATATCCCCTATGAAGAACTCTACGACCTAAAAGAAGACCCGTACCAAAATAAAAATTTGGCATTAGATAGTAAGTATGAGTTTGAAAAAAATACACTATCCGAAGAATTGAGCAATTGGATGATCGCTCAAAAAGATTTTTTGATAACCGAGAAAATGCCATTGATAAAACCAACATTACATCCGTTGGACATACCGAGCAAATGGAACGTTGTCCCTAAAGAACTTGAAGGAAAGCTGCACCAAGAGGATTATATGAATTTACATTATTGA
- a CDS encoding sulfatase — protein sequence MELKSKNFIALITLFIVVGCGFKSGKSLSLNSKSGTEANAEKQNILFIAIDDLRPMISSYGETQMVTPNIDRLASEGIQFNNAFTNIAVCGASRASIMTGIRPSYRRFNDYTSRASTDVPNAVTLNQLFKENGYETISYGKIYHHPDDNKEHWTEMDNGSKQNDYQDLNSIAKRLNGELGSHGKKGPVIEYPDVSDYSYNDGKVTKKAINKLRELKTSNKPFFMALGYVAPHLPFIQPKKYWDLYNHESIELAKNGYQPENAPYISMASQHYSSELRNMYLDIPKKGNLNDELSRNLVHGYYASVSYMDALIGEVIQSLDDLGLRENTTIVLWSDHGFFLGEHGMWCKHSTFYEAIKIPLIISSSKYKNNQTTQSMTELVDIYPTLCDIAQLDAPDYLHGMSLIPVLTNPEKILKTEIYTRYKEGEAVVDIDYSYTEFYRDGQYLGNMLYNLNTDSEQNTNISKEPSAAALVVKYKEKLKIMRDKVDKDPIQ from the coding sequence ATGGAATTAAAAAGTAAAAATTTCATTGCTCTTATTACACTTTTTATAGTAGTGGGTTGCGGTTTTAAATCTGGCAAGAGCCTATCACTTAATTCTAAGTCAGGAACAGAAGCGAATGCAGAAAAACAAAACATACTGTTCATAGCTATAGACGATCTTAGACCAATGATAAGTTCTTATGGAGAGACTCAAATGGTAACGCCCAATATTGATAGGCTTGCATCTGAAGGAATTCAATTTAATAATGCCTTTACAAATATTGCAGTGTGCGGTGCAAGTAGAGCTAGTATCATGACCGGTATAAGACCGAGCTATAGAAGATTCAATGATTATACTAGCAGGGCATCGACCGACGTTCCCAATGCGGTGACATTAAATCAGCTCTTTAAAGAAAATGGCTACGAAACCATTTCTTATGGTAAAATATACCATCATCCCGATGATAATAAAGAACACTGGACAGAAATGGACAATGGTTCAAAACAAAATGATTATCAAGATTTGAATTCAATAGCCAAACGTTTGAATGGAGAATTGGGATCTCATGGCAAAAAAGGTCCGGTCATTGAATACCCCGATGTTTCTGATTATTCTTACAATGATGGAAAAGTCACAAAAAAAGCCATCAATAAATTAAGAGAATTAAAAACTTCCAATAAGCCCTTTTTTATGGCTTTGGGATATGTAGCGCCCCATCTCCCCTTTATACAACCAAAAAAATATTGGGACCTATATAATCATGAATCCATAGAACTGGCCAAGAATGGTTATCAACCTGAAAATGCACCTTATATCTCAATGGCTTCACAACATTATTCTTCAGAATTGAGAAATATGTACCTGGATATACCTAAGAAAGGAAACCTTAATGATGAACTTTCGCGGAATCTTGTTCATGGTTACTATGCTAGCGTTAGCTATATGGATGCGTTAATAGGAGAGGTTATTCAGAGTTTAGACGACTTGGGTTTAAGAGAGAATACAACCATTGTTTTATGGAGCGATCACGGTTTTTTCCTAGGAGAGCACGGGATGTGGTGTAAACATAGTACTTTTTATGAAGCTATTAAAATACCGCTTATCATCTCATCGTCCAAGTATAAAAATAATCAAACCACACAATCGATGACAGAACTCGTAGATATATACCCGACATTATGTGATATCGCCCAATTGGACGCTCCCGATTATTTACATGGAATGAGTTTGATTCCAGTATTAACAAATCCTGAGAAAATATTAAAAACCGAAATTTATACCAGGTATAAGGAAGGTGAAGCAGTAGTAGATATAGATTATTCCTATACTGAATTTTATAGAGACGGACAGTACCTAGGCAATATGCTGTACAATTTAAATACTGATAGCGAACAGAATACAAATATTTCAAAAGAACCAAGTGCTGCGGCTCTCGTGGTAAAATACAAAGAAAAACTTAAAATAATGCGAGATAAGGTAGACAAAGATCCTATCCAATAG